Proteins encoded in a region of the Methanofollis tationis genome:
- a CDS encoding MBL fold metallo-hydrolase produces the protein MKVTLLGTGDAIGTPKIGCTCPVCTEARLAGRQRLRSATLVEIGDKNVLVDSGPDLRAQLIAAGAPQIDAVIWTHGHYDHFMGFGEFYRVQRIPPVYAAEPTLDYASSIFSFLRFESNAVSPYCPFDLFGASVTLVPVNHPHMPTFGVRIEHEGAVLALTSDTNASVAERSKKVLSGADLLVLDAIAPRGYTISKHMNYADAVALAAELHPREFRCTHTSHLMPWDTPHLAMDMETFDL, from the coding sequence ATGAAGGTCACCCTCCTCGGCACCGGGGACGCCATCGGGACGCCGAAGATCGGGTGCACCTGCCCGGTCTGCACCGAGGCCCGCCTCGCCGGACGCCAGCGCCTCAGGTCGGCGACCCTGGTCGAGATCGGGGACAAAAATGTCCTGGTCGATTCGGGCCCTGACCTGCGGGCCCAGCTCATCGCCGCCGGTGCGCCGCAGATCGACGCCGTCATCTGGACGCACGGCCATTACGACCACTTCATGGGGTTCGGGGAGTTTTACCGGGTGCAGCGGATCCCCCCGGTCTATGCAGCCGAACCGACCCTCGACTATGCCAGCTCGATCTTCTCTTTTCTCCGCTTCGAGTCAAACGCCGTCAGCCCGTACTGCCCCTTCGACCTCTTCGGCGCCTCGGTCACCCTGGTCCCGGTGAACCACCCGCACATGCCGACCTTCGGCGTCAGGATCGAGCACGAAGGCGCCGTCCTCGCCCTCACCTCGGACACCAACGCCTCCGTCGCGGAGCGGAGCAAAAAGGTGCTCTCCGGCGCCGACCTCCTGGTGCTCGACGCCATCGCCCCGCGGGGCTACACGATCTCGAAGCACATGAACTACGCCGACGCCGTCGCCCTCGCCGCCGAACTGCACCCCCGGGAGTTCCGCTGCACCCATACAAGCCACCTCATGCCCTGGGACACGCCCCACCTCGCCATGGACATGGAGACCTTCGACCTCTGA